From Heliomicrobium modesticaldum Ice1, a single genomic window includes:
- a CDS encoding NYN domain-containing protein, with protein sequence MKDTLIVDGYNALNAWPDLQDLRARSFDHARDKLIDILIEYAALQGLQLIIVFDAHHVKGGKERVEERAGARIVYTREEETADRYIERLLGRQVRGNVWVATGDAVEQAIALGRGACRLSVRELHAQVKASTREKKQRLQAGAEADALDSRLDSRLDADLRRRLEQMRRGLTS encoded by the coding sequence CTTGAACGCCTGGCCCGACCTGCAGGATCTGCGCGCCCGCAGCTTCGACCACGCCCGGGATAAGCTGATCGACATCCTTATTGAGTACGCCGCCCTGCAGGGTCTGCAGCTGATCATCGTCTTCGACGCCCACCACGTCAAGGGAGGGAAGGAGCGGGTCGAGGAGCGGGCCGGCGCCCGCATCGTCTACACCCGCGAAGAGGAGACGGCCGACCGCTACATCGAGCGCCTGTTAGGGCGGCAGGTTCGCGGCAACGTCTGGGTGGCTACGGGAGACGCCGTCGAGCAGGCCATCGCCCTCGGGCGAGGGGCCTGCCGGCTCTCCGTACGGGAGCTTCACGCCCAAGTGAAGGCGTCGACGCGGGAAAAAAAACAGCGCCTGCAAGCGGGCGCAGAGGCCGATGCCCTGGACAGCCGCCTCGACAGCCGTCTCGATGCAGATCTCCGCCGGAGACTGGAACAGATGCGCCGCGGCCTGACCTCCTAA
- the rplJ gene encoding 50S ribosomal protein L10, translated as MANKQQKAAQLAEIRETMGKAKSCVLADFRGMTVKEATELRNEFRKVGVEFKVCKNTLTRIVANELGIQGLDPYLEGPTAIAFGIEDPVAPAKVLTEFAKTTKNKNFAIKAGVVEGKVITVDGVKALADLPSREVLLAQVLAGIQGPLVGLVNVLQGPIRKLGYALEDLRKQKESA; from the coding sequence ATGGCCAATAAACAACAAAAAGCTGCACAACTCGCTGAAATCAGAGAGACCATGGGCAAGGCCAAGTCTTGTGTGCTCGCCGACTTTCGGGGAATGACCGTCAAGGAAGCCACCGAACTGCGGAACGAGTTCCGTAAGGTCGGCGTGGAGTTTAAGGTCTGCAAAAACACCTTGACTCGCATCGTCGCCAACGAGCTCGGCATCCAAGGCCTGGATCCCTACCTGGAAGGCCCGACCGCGATCGCTTTCGGCATTGAAGACCCTGTCGCTCCCGCCAAAGTGTTGACCGAATTTGCCAAGACGACTAAGAACAAAAACTTTGCCATCAAAGCCGGTGTTGTCGAAGGCAAGGTCATCACTGTTGACGGCGTCAAGGCCCTGGCTGACTTGCCGTCGCGCGAAGTCCTGCTGGCCCAAGTCCTCGCTGGTATCCAAGGTCCCCTCGTCGGTCTGGTCAATGTCCTGCAAGGTCCCATCCGCAAACTGGGCTACGCCCTGGAAGACCTGCGCAAACAAAAGGAAAGCGCCTGA
- the sigH gene encoding RNA polymerase sporulation sigma factor SigH: MSVNAQRELLDDFEQLVDEEVVEMAKEGDEEALEYLINKYKNFVRAKARSYFLIGADREDIIQEGMIGLYKAIRDFRCDKLSSFRAFAELCITRQIITAIKTATRQKHIPLNSYVSLNKPIYDEDSDRTLLDVISGTKITDPEELIISREEFDDIEEKMGEILSSLEWKVLMSYLEGKSYQEIALDLKRHVKSIDNALQRVKRKLEKYLENRDEERLDGALRDRCPARSVPFLTKEIVDDPK; encoded by the coding sequence GTGAGTGTGAATGCCCAGAGAGAACTGTTGGACGACTTTGAGCAACTGGTGGACGAAGAAGTCGTAGAAATGGCGAAAGAGGGCGATGAAGAAGCCCTCGAATATCTGATCAACAAATACAAGAACTTCGTTCGCGCCAAAGCGAGGTCCTACTTTTTGATCGGGGCGGATCGCGAGGACATCATCCAGGAAGGGATGATCGGCCTCTACAAAGCGATTCGCGACTTTCGTTGTGATAAGCTTTCTTCCTTTCGCGCCTTTGCCGAGCTGTGCATCACCAGGCAGATCATCACGGCCATCAAGACGGCAACCCGTCAGAAGCATATCCCCCTGAACTCCTACGTCTCGTTGAACAAGCCCATCTACGATGAAGACTCCGACCGGACGCTCCTCGATGTCATTTCGGGCACCAAGATCACCGATCCGGAAGAGCTGATCATCAGCCGTGAAGAGTTCGACGATATAGAGGAAAAGATGGGCGAGATCCTGAGTTCCCTCGAATGGAAAGTTCTCATGTCCTATCTGGAGGGCAAGTCCTATCAGGAGATCGCCCTTGATTTAAAGCGGCATGTCAAATCCATCGACAACGCCTTGCAGCGGGTTAAGCGCAAGCTGGAAAAATACCTGGAAAACCGGGACGAAGAACGTCTGGATGGCGCCCTGCGCGATCGATGCCCTGCTCGGTCAGTCCCTTTTTTGACCAAAGAAATCGTGGACGATCCGAAATGA
- the rplK gene encoding 50S ribosomal protein L11 gives MAKKVVAVVKLQCPAGKANPAPPVGPALGQHGVNIMAFCKQYNEATAAQAGLIIPVEITVYEDRSFTFVTKTPPAAVLLKKAAGIETASGTPNKKKVGKVSRAKVQEIAEMKMKDLNAASIEAAMRMIEGTARSMGIEIV, from the coding sequence ATGGCAAAAAAAGTAGTCGCAGTCGTCAAACTGCAATGCCCAGCCGGCAAAGCGAACCCCGCCCCCCCGGTCGGTCCTGCCTTGGGCCAACACGGGGTTAACATTATGGCCTTTTGCAAGCAGTACAACGAAGCTACCGCAGCCCAAGCCGGTCTGATCATCCCGGTGGAGATCACGGTATATGAAGACCGTTCTTTCACCTTCGTGACCAAGACGCCTCCGGCCGCTGTTCTGCTGAAAAAAGCAGCCGGTATCGAAACGGCCTCCGGCACGCCTAACAAGAAAAAAGTCGGCAAGGTTTCTCGCGCCAAAGTGCAGGAAATCGCCGAGATGAAGATGAAAGACCTCAACGCGGCCAGCATCGAGGCGGCCATGCGCATGATCGAGGGCACCGCCCGCAGCATGGGCATTGAGATCGTCTGA
- the rplA gene encoding 50S ribosomal protein L1: MPKHGKKYLEQAKLVDRDQVLEAREAMDMVKKLATAKFDETVEVAFRLGVDPRHADQMIRGAVVLPHGTGKSRKVAVFAKGDKAKEAEAAGADAVGAEDLVEKIQGGWLDFDVAVATPDVMGLVGKLGRLLGPKGLMPNPKTGTVTFDVARAIQEIKAGKIEYRVDKTGIIHAPIGKASFDVQKLLENYQTLLDTLIKAKPAAAKGQYIKSITLSSTMSPGVRVNPLKPHALLVQQ; the protein is encoded by the coding sequence ATGCCGAAACACGGGAAAAAGTATCTGGAACAGGCCAAGCTGGTCGACCGGGATCAGGTCCTGGAAGCCCGAGAGGCCATGGATATGGTCAAGAAGCTGGCTACCGCTAAGTTCGATGAGACAGTGGAAGTCGCCTTTCGGCTCGGCGTCGATCCGCGCCATGCCGACCAGATGATCCGGGGTGCTGTCGTTCTGCCCCATGGCACCGGCAAATCCCGGAAAGTGGCCGTCTTCGCCAAAGGCGATAAGGCCAAGGAAGCCGAAGCTGCCGGCGCTGATGCTGTTGGCGCTGAGGATCTTGTAGAGAAGATCCAGGGCGGTTGGCTAGACTTTGACGTGGCGGTCGCCACGCCCGACGTGATGGGTCTCGTCGGTAAACTGGGTCGACTGCTCGGTCCCAAGGGCTTGATGCCCAACCCCAAGACCGGCACCGTCACCTTTGACGTGGCCCGGGCGATCCAAGAGATCAAAGCTGGTAAGATCGAATACCGCGTTGACAAGACGGGGATCATCCATGCTCCCATCGGCAAGGCCTCTTTCGATGTTCAGAAGCTGCTGGAGAACTACCAGACCCTGCTGGACACCCTGATCAAGGCGAAGCCGGCGGCGGCGAAAGGCCAGTACATCAAAAGCATCACCTTGTCGTCCACGATGAGCCCTGGCGTTCGCGTCAACCCGCTGAAGCCGCATGCCCTTCTGGTCCAACAGTGA
- the secE gene encoding preprotein translocase subunit SecE, with the protein MGEIKETDKPEKVEKTEKAAKATPVKDAAKKGEPAKKPAVARSSTLERSQNFARGVASEMKKVHWPTRQEVITYTGVVLTAVVFVAALIFVVDEALSLTLKALIK; encoded by the coding sequence GTGGGCGAGATAAAAGAAACGGATAAACCTGAAAAGGTCGAGAAAACAGAAAAAGCGGCCAAGGCAACCCCGGTCAAGGACGCTGCCAAAAAAGGGGAGCCGGCAAAAAAACCTGCTGTTGCGCGTTCTTCAACGTTGGAGCGCTCCCAGAACTTCGCCCGCGGCGTAGCCAGCGAGATGAAGAAGGTTCATTGGCCGACCCGTCAGGAAGTGATCACCTACACCGGCGTCGTCCTCACCGCCGTCGTCTTCGTGGCGGCGCTGATTTTCGTCGTCGATGAGGCATTAAGTCTCACGCTGAAAGCGCTGATCAAATGA
- the nusG gene encoding transcription termination/antitermination protein NusG, translating into MEKLWYVIHTYSGYENKVKANLERRVESMNMEDKIFRILVPMEDEVEIKNGKRKVTKRKVFPGYVIVEMIMTDDSWYVVRNTPGVTGFVGPGTKPIPLQPSEVAHILKSMGYDEARTRHDFALKENVRVISGPFQDFVGTIEDIQPEKGKLKVLVSMFGRETPVELDFSQVEKV; encoded by the coding sequence ATGGAAAAACTGTGGTATGTGATCCATACTTACTCCGGCTATGAGAACAAGGTGAAGGCCAACCTGGAGCGCCGCGTCGAATCGATGAACATGGAGGACAAGATCTTTCGGATCCTCGTTCCCATGGAAGACGAAGTCGAGATCAAAAACGGCAAGCGCAAGGTGACCAAACGCAAGGTCTTCCCCGGTTATGTCATCGTCGAGATGATCATGACCGACGACTCCTGGTATGTGGTGCGCAACACGCCGGGAGTAACCGGTTTTGTGGGTCCGGGAACAAAACCGATTCCCTTGCAGCCCAGCGAAGTGGCGCATATCCTGAAATCGATGGGCTATGATGAGGCGCGGACCCGCCATGACTTTGCGCTCAAGGAGAACGTGCGGGTGATCTCCGGGCCTTTTCAGGATTTTGTTGGCACCATCGAAGACATTCAGCCGGAAAAAGGCAAGCTGAAGGTGCTCGTCTCCATGTTTGGCAGGGAGACGCCCGTCGAGCTTGATTTTTCACAAGTAGAAAAAGTGTAA
- the rplL gene encoding 50S ribosomal protein L7/L12 — MSKINEIIEAVKGLTVLELAELVKAFEEEFGVSAAAPVAMAAMPVAAAAAAPAEEQTEFDVILKAAGDKKVNVIKVVREITGLGLKEAKDLVDGAPKPVKEKVSKEEAESIKKKLEESGATVEVK, encoded by the coding sequence ATGAGCAAGATCAATGAAATCATCGAAGCGGTCAAAGGCTTGACCGTTCTCGAACTGGCCGAACTGGTCAAAGCCTTCGAAGAAGAATTCGGTGTCAGCGCTGCCGCTCCCGTCGCCATGGCCGCCATGCCCGTGGCCGCCGCTGCTGCCGCTCCTGCCGAAGAACAAACCGAATTCGACGTCATCCTGAAAGCCGCCGGCGACAAGAAAGTCAACGTCATCAAAGTTGTCCGCGAAATCACCGGCCTGGGCCTCAAAGAAGCGAAAGACCTCGTTGACGGCGCTCCCAAACCCGTGAAAGAGAAAGTCTCCAAAGAAGAAGCCGAGTCCATCAAGAAGAAGCTTGAAGAAAGCGGCGCTACTGTCGAAGTCAAGTAA
- the rpmG gene encoding 50S ribosomal protein L33 — translation MRVGVALACTECKRRNYMTNKNKKNDPDRIELKKYCKWCKTQTVHKETK, via the coding sequence ATGCGTGTCGGTGTTGCCCTGGCCTGCACGGAGTGCAAGCGCCGGAATTACATGACGAATAAGAACAAGAAGAACGATCCGGATCGTATCGAGTTGAAGAAGTACTGCAAGTGGTGCAAGACCCAAACGGTCCATAAGGAGACCAAGTAG